Proteins found in one Lysinibacillus fusiformis genomic segment:
- a CDS encoding IS1182 family transposase, giving the protein MFKNYNMNQLVLPLDLEVTLQKNDIAFHVHHLVESISPEAFEPFLRNEGCPAYHPRMMLKIILCAYTQSVFSGRKIEALLKDSLRMMWLAQGYEPSYRTINRFRVQPEMKELIRQCFVQFRCQLVQEELIDQEAIFIDGTKIEANANKFTFVWKKSIEKYHNGLIEKSNQLYDELLEKEIIPEIERENVEELAVEELAQMVEKVDEVISAYDQKIEDSSDVAARKALRAERKFPKQARKQLIDYIVRKLKYQKDFEIFGMRNSYSKTDSDATFMRMKDDYMKNGQLKAGYNIQVATEGQYVLAYSIYSNPTDTRTLIPFLDEIEQHYFELPKHVVADAGYGSEQNYDDILSNRKREALITYNLYLKEQKKKYKQNEFNTAYWDYDEENDQYTCPNQQQLVFKYRTTKTDQYDFTREFKVYECEDCSECPFRSLCTKAKEGNNRKLIVNEKWEQQKEYVRTKLSEEKTSTIYRQRKIDVEPVFGFLKANLRFTRFSVRGKSKVKNEIGLALMAVNLRKFTAIRYGDNIKNREILI; this is encoded by the coding sequence ATGTTTAAAAATTATAACATGAATCAATTAGTTTTGCCTTTAGATTTAGAAGTAACATTACAAAAAAATGATATTGCCTTCCATGTCCACCATCTAGTTGAAAGTATCTCGCCTGAAGCGTTTGAACCATTCCTTCGAAATGAAGGCTGTCCCGCCTACCATCCACGCATGATGCTTAAAATTATCTTATGTGCTTATACACAATCTGTCTTCTCAGGGCGTAAAATTGAAGCCCTATTAAAAGATAGTCTTCGGATGATGTGGCTAGCTCAAGGGTATGAACCAAGCTACCGCACGATCAACCGTTTTCGTGTTCAACCAGAAATGAAAGAGTTGATCCGCCAATGTTTTGTCCAATTCCGTTGCCAGTTGGTCCAAGAAGAATTAATTGATCAGGAAGCTATTTTTATTGATGGAACAAAGATCGAAGCCAATGCGAACAAATTTACTTTCGTGTGGAAAAAATCCATCGAGAAATATCATAACGGATTAATTGAAAAATCAAACCAGTTATACGATGAGCTACTCGAGAAAGAAATCATACCAGAAATTGAACGAGAAAATGTAGAAGAATTAGCAGTAGAAGAGCTCGCCCAGATGGTAGAAAAAGTAGACGAAGTGATTTCCGCGTATGATCAAAAAATAGAGGATTCATCGGATGTAGCTGCGCGAAAAGCTTTAAGAGCCGAACGGAAATTCCCAAAGCAAGCACGCAAACAATTAATCGACTATATTGTACGTAAACTAAAATATCAAAAAGACTTTGAAATCTTTGGCATGCGAAATAGTTATTCCAAGACGGACTCAGATGCCACATTTATGCGAATGAAGGATGACTATATGAAAAATGGTCAATTGAAAGCAGGTTATAACATCCAAGTCGCAACAGAAGGTCAATATGTGCTTGCCTATAGTATCTATTCGAACCCAACGGATACACGTACCTTAATCCCGTTTTTAGATGAAATCGAACAACATTATTTTGAACTACCAAAACACGTTGTCGCAGATGCTGGATATGGTAGCGAACAAAATTATGATGATATCCTTTCGAATCGTAAACGAGAAGCCTTAATTACGTATAACTTGTATTTAAAAGAACAAAAGAAAAAGTATAAACAAAACGAATTCAATACAGCATACTGGGATTATGATGAAGAAAATGATCAATACACATGCCCGAACCAACAACAGCTTGTATTTAAATATCGTACCACGAAAACGGATCAATATGATTTCACGCGCGAGTTTAAGGTATACGAATGTGAAGACTGTTCCGAATGCCCATTCCGTTCATTATGTACAAAAGCAAAAGAAGGAAATAATCGTAAGTTAATAGTGAATGAGAAGTGGGAACAGCAAAAAGAATATGTAAGAACAAAGCTTTCAGAAGAAAAAACGAGTACCATTTATCGTCAACGCAAAATTGACGTGGAACCAGTTTTTGGATTCTTGAAAGCTAATTTGCGTTTCACTCGATTTTCTGTTCGAGGAAAATCGAAGGTTAAAAATGAAATAGGTCTGGCATTAATGGCTGTGAATTTAAGAAAATTCACAGCCATTAGGTATGGAGACAACATAAAAAATAGAGAAATCCTAATTTGA
- a CDS encoding globin-coupled sensor protein, which produces MIFQKQRKTKVLDLQQYTVKMDLSSRQSMAKQIDMLNLTKKDLQYLKAFQPYVMDNVDHIVNRFYNMIGTEHHLVDIISHHSSVEKLKVTLRQHIIEMFNGTIDELYYQRRVKIAKVHVHIGLRTQWYICAFQDLSISFIDLVEKNIEFPQDQFNTIRAISKICNFEQQLVLEAFENTVEQLKEKMVHEKDAIERQIVDSSEALATISQETNNSFCCLSKQSDEIKQLAKKSLEVSTLAENQALEGRERLKNQSQNMLNIIHSLHDIEENIEQLSGMSREMETIMSVVTNIANQTNLLALNAAIEAARAGEAGKGFSVVADEVRKLSIQTKESVTAVALLLKKTGERTEKLEHSLTNIQDEVAAGEENMLQTEGQFTSILGAMTEAKDQNDCMATKIQAIVGILSELGTSFTEVTNSAEKLANFAQNLKG; this is translated from the coding sequence GTGATTTTTCAAAAACAGAGAAAGACGAAGGTATTGGATTTACAGCAATACACAGTGAAAATGGATTTGTCTTCTCGCCAATCAATGGCGAAGCAAATTGATATGCTGAACTTAACGAAGAAAGACTTACAATATTTAAAAGCTTTCCAGCCATATGTTATGGACAATGTAGATCACATCGTAAACCGTTTTTACAACATGATAGGAACAGAGCATCATTTGGTAGATATTATTAGTCATCATAGTTCTGTAGAAAAGCTTAAAGTAACATTACGGCAACATATTATTGAAATGTTTAACGGAACCATTGATGAGTTGTATTACCAAAGGCGTGTAAAGATTGCAAAGGTGCATGTCCACATTGGGCTTAGAACACAGTGGTATATCTGTGCATTCCAAGATTTATCGATATCATTTATTGATTTAGTCGAAAAAAATATAGAGTTTCCACAAGATCAATTTAATACGATCAGAGCTATATCGAAAATTTGTAATTTTGAGCAACAACTTGTTTTAGAAGCTTTTGAAAACACGGTGGAACAGCTGAAGGAAAAAATGGTGCATGAAAAAGATGCGATTGAACGACAGATTGTAGATTCTTCGGAAGCTCTTGCAACAATCTCGCAGGAAACAAATAATTCATTTTGCTGCTTAAGCAAACAATCTGACGAAATTAAACAATTGGCCAAAAAATCACTCGAAGTGTCTACATTGGCTGAAAATCAAGCACTTGAGGGTCGCGAACGTTTAAAAAATCAATCACAAAATATGCTCAATATTATTCATTCTCTTCATGATATAGAAGAAAATATTGAACAATTATCAGGTATGTCTAGGGAAATGGAAACAATCATGAGTGTTGTGACCAATATTGCGAATCAAACGAATCTGTTGGCTTTGAATGCTGCAATTGAAGCAGCACGCGCTGGGGAAGCAGGGAAGGGCTTTAGTGTAGTGGCTGACGAAGTGCGTAAATTATCGATTCAAACAAAAGAATCAGTTACAGCGGTTGCTTTGTTATTGAAAAAAACGGGTGAACGAACCGAGAAATTAGAGCATTCTTTGACAAATATTCAAGATGAAGTAGCAGCTGGTGAGGAAAATATGTTACAAACTGAAGGTCAATTTACGAGTATATTGGGAGCCATGACAGAAGCAAAAGATCAAAATGATTGTATGGCAACGAAAATACAAGCAATTGTAGGCATATTAAGTGAATTAGGCACTTCATTTACTGAGGTAACGAATTCAGCAGAAAAATTAGCGAACTTTGCGCAAAATTTAAAAGGATAG
- a CDS encoding tetratricopeptide repeat protein, whose protein sequence is MYEQILAKRNKERIDSLQNLTQTKDPWFAQNIKLLTFAEINLTALQKILYQVVRGLLKEQQQRHLQIVHTAQSQSIQENVLTLLAEYDDVLRDAIPQPIYILIWQISSLEKLKNSIEVVDDVLDIVEWYFRHQDEQIAILDEEDLDHEVIIDLYKEAVEEQDGDAQYQLGEYYNSREGKHFQPEKSLKWFELAAAQGNADAQYVMGNFCFGGIGMEENYSLAFSYYEKAALQGHADAANNLADMYFNGEGVPTNYTLAKKWFDYAAKKNVAEAMFTLGIIYEQGLGVEIDVEAAFNAYKKSAEAGYVEAQYRLGGIYLEGRLGQAKDVNRGLFWYERAAEQYHVDAFYDLGYIWSNGLTGIRNIEKGIHWFKQAALQGDVDAKLQLGHIFNKDKGIDRNLKEAIKWYGLAADAGSEEAAKILQELKGL, encoded by the coding sequence ATGTACGAGCAAATTTTAGCCAAGCGAAATAAAGAACGAATAGATTCCCTACAAAATCTTACACAAACAAAAGATCCATGGTTTGCTCAAAATATAAAATTACTTACATTCGCTGAAATTAACCTAACAGCCTTGCAGAAAATTCTGTATCAAGTAGTGCGGGGGCTATTAAAAGAACAGCAACAGCGCCATTTGCAGATTGTCCATACAGCACAATCTCAATCCATACAGGAGAATGTATTAACGCTGTTAGCAGAATATGATGATGTCTTACGCGATGCCATACCCCAGCCTATCTATATACTTATCTGGCAAATTTCTTCGCTAGAAAAGTTAAAAAACAGTATAGAAGTAGTAGATGATGTGCTTGATATTGTTGAGTGGTACTTTCGCCATCAAGATGAACAAATCGCTATTTTAGATGAAGAGGATTTAGATCATGAGGTCATTATTGATTTGTATAAAGAGGCGGTTGAAGAGCAGGATGGGGATGCTCAATATCAACTGGGAGAATATTATAATTCTAGAGAGGGTAAACATTTTCAACCAGAAAAATCATTGAAATGGTTTGAGCTAGCAGCAGCTCAAGGAAATGCAGATGCTCAATATGTGATGGGGAATTTTTGCTTTGGGGGCATAGGTATGGAGGAGAATTATTCTCTTGCCTTTTCATACTATGAAAAAGCGGCTTTACAGGGACATGCGGATGCTGCCAATAATTTAGCGGATATGTACTTTAATGGCGAGGGCGTACCAACGAATTATACATTAGCAAAAAAATGGTTTGACTATGCTGCAAAAAAGAATGTGGCAGAGGCAATGTTTACGTTAGGCATTATTTATGAGCAGGGGTTAGGCGTTGAGATAGATGTGGAAGCAGCTTTTAATGCCTATAAAAAATCAGCTGAGGCAGGGTATGTCGAAGCACAATATCGACTTGGTGGAATTTATTTAGAGGGGCGCTTAGGCCAAGCGAAAGATGTCAATCGTGGACTATTTTGGTATGAAAGAGCTGCGGAACAATATCATGTAGATGCCTTTTATGATTTAGGCTATATATGGAGTAATGGTCTAACAGGAATACGCAATATTGAAAAAGGTATTCATTGGTTTAAGCAGGCTGCCCTTCAAGGGGATGTGGATGCCAAGTTACAATTAGGACATATTTTCAATAAAGATAAAGGAATAGATAGAAATCTGAAAGAAGCTATCAAATGGTATGGACTCGCAGCAGATGCTGGCTCCGAAGAAGCGGCTAAAATATTACAGGAACTTAAAGGTTTGTAA
- a CDS encoding YdcF family protein, which translates to MLLTLSIFITIFIILYLTEKRRFLNAVALGLIGIYIVRALIIHYPLLLPNNQGIISEMGIFIILGSFPSIMFILSIAMFFNSKVLLEKEGRKFRNLMLAILGLSFVIMMIWYVFVIFIQIENVFWHILFFYAFLIFGYTMFLYTSVLAYATLYHFTPIRYEPNYIIALGSGLIGDRVPPLLASRLDEAVKQYIKYAKKPFIIVSGGQGNDENVSEAFAMKQYLIEVHHIPTDKILMEDRSANTEQNMIFSKKMMDHHSPGEKYRSIFVTNNFHVFRASIYARKAALDAEGVGSKTAFYYVPNAFTREFIGLLAMYKWTHITVFLIITLFVGLLLRAYV; encoded by the coding sequence ATGCTACTAACTTTATCAATCTTCATCACCATTTTTATCATTTTGTACTTAACAGAAAAAAGGCGCTTCCTCAACGCGGTAGCTCTTGGTCTGATAGGTATATATATTGTCAGAGCGCTTATTATTCATTATCCTTTATTGCTGCCAAATAATCAGGGAATTATTTCTGAAATGGGGATATTTATTATATTAGGAAGCTTTCCAAGCATTATGTTTATTTTATCGATAGCCATGTTTTTCAATAGTAAAGTATTATTAGAAAAGGAAGGGCGTAAATTTCGTAATTTAATGTTAGCCATATTGGGGCTAAGTTTTGTTATTATGATGATATGGTATGTATTTGTCATTTTTATTCAAATTGAAAATGTATTTTGGCATATTCTTTTCTTCTATGCGTTTTTGATTTTTGGCTATACAATGTTCTTATATACTAGTGTCCTTGCCTATGCGACATTGTATCATTTTACACCTATACGTTATGAACCAAATTACATCATTGCATTAGGCTCAGGGTTAATTGGCGATAGAGTACCTCCGCTTTTAGCAAGTCGCTTAGATGAAGCAGTAAAGCAATATATAAAGTATGCGAAGAAGCCTTTTATCATTGTCTCTGGCGGTCAAGGAAATGATGAAAACGTATCAGAAGCATTTGCAATGAAACAATACTTAATAGAAGTTCATCATATTCCGACTGACAAGATTCTAATGGAAGATCGTTCAGCCAATACAGAACAAAATATGATCTTTTCAAAGAAAATGATGGACCACCATTCTCCTGGAGAGAAGTATCGTTCCATTTTTGTTACGAATAATTTTCATGTGTTTCGCGCAAGTATTTATGCTAGGAAAGCAGCATTAGATGCCGAGGGCGTTGGCTCAAAGACAGCTTTTTACTATGTTCCCAATGCATTTACGCGAGAATTTATAGGTTTATTAGCAATGTATAAATGGACCCATATCACAGTATTTTTAATTATTACGCTATTCGTAGGCTTACTATTGAGAGCATATGTGTAA